CATGCATTTTTTGAGAAGTTATCTTTTCTAGATAAATACCAACGACATACATCAATGCTTGCTCAAGAAGCGTTATCCTTATGTTCTGAAATGAGTTTTACACACGCAGCTAGAATCTCAGGAATGAGTACGAATCGTTACCTCCGCCTATTTGACAAACGGAAGATAACTGTAAACAAAGTCCTTCCAAGAGCGATTGCGATTGATGAGTTTAAGGGAGATGCAGGTAAAGAAAAGTACCAAACTGTGATCGTTGATGTAGAAAATCGACATATCATTGATATATTACCGGATCGAAAAGTGAAAACGATTGAAAATTACTTTAAAGAATGCGACACCGGTAAGGTAGAGATCGTTGTTATAGACTTATCCAAAGCATTTAAAGAAGCAGTACGTAGACAATTAGGGAGTCCACTAATCATAGCTGATCGGTTTCATTTCATGCGTCACGGGTACTGGGCATTTGATGAAGTGCGACGTGAACTACAGAATGAGTTACAAAAAGACCCTCGTATTAAGCTTAAACGATGTAAAGAACTCTTATGGAAGTCACCTGAAAAGCTTGATGAGAAAGGCAAAGCGAAGGTAGAAAAGCTATTACAAGCACACCCACAGTTAAGACAGGCATATGAAGTGAAAAATGCGCTAGACCAATGGTTTAAACAGAGTACACCAGAGAATGCGAAAGTTGGTTTA
The Bacillus shivajii DNA segment above includes these coding regions:
- a CDS encoding ISL3 family transposase translates to MQLDFITKLLGIKDKHVFVFDSGEEEQCFWFELHSEVRKQKCPKCKEKTKRIHGYRMQSIQGAQIAEKKVYLQLRKRRYRCMNCGHAFFEKLSFLDKYQRHTSMLAQEALSLCSEMSFTHAARISGMSTNRYLRLFDKRKITVNKVLPRAIAIDEFKGDAGKEKYQTVIVDVENRHIIDILPDRKVKTIENYFKECDTGKVEIVVIDLSKAFKEAVRRQLGSPLIIADRFHFMRHGYWAFDEVRRELQNELQKDPRIKLKRCKELLWKSPEKLDEKGKAKVEKLLQAHPQLRQAYEVKNALDQWFKQSTPENAKVGLEAWYTFVEESGIPSFQRVVKMFKRWQTEILQSFMYPYNNGYIEGVNNTTKVTKRMSYGIKSFERLRMKILWRQMVRSHAV